Part of the Streptomyces sp. WMMC500 genome is shown below.
GACGCGCGAGAGGTCCTACCGCGTGACGGAGATCCCGGGCACCGGCTCCGTCGAGAGCTGGGTCGAGCTGACCGAGGTGGACCTGCCCCTGGTGACCTTCCGCTGGACCTACGTGTTCGCGGCGGACGGCCAGGTGCTGACGTCCGATTCGACGCTGCGTTTCCGCGGGCGGGAGGAAGTCGAGCAGGACCTGGTCGCACACGGCTACGCGGTGGACGAAGTCCGCGACGCGCCCAACCGGCCGGGAAGAGAGTTCGTGTTCCTGGCACGGCGTCCGTGACCTCCGGTGATCCGTGGCACCCGGGCTCCGGGCGCACAGGACTTCCCGCCGCTACGGCTTCTCCTGCCGGTAGTAGCGCGCCGCCCCCTCGTGCAGCTCCAGCGGGTCCGTGAAGACCGCCGTGCGCAGGTCGACCCGCTGGGCCGCGTGGACCACGCGGCCGATCCGGTCCCGGTCCCGTATCACCGTGCCGGTCACGCTCTCCGTCAGCCGCGGATCCTCCCGGTCGGTGGTGACCAGCAGGTTCGCCACCGCGAGCGTCGGTACGGCGGTGTCGCGCTGGACCGTGGGGTAGGCGTCGGGCGGCATCACCGCGGCGCGGTAGTAGCGGGCCAGCTCGCCCTGGGCGTGGAGGGCGCCGAGGAGGTCGCCGAGCGGTACGAGCTCGATCTCGGTCTGCTGCGCCAGGCGTTCGACGGCGTCCGTGGGCAGGCCGCCGGACCAGAAGAAGGCGTCGATCTTCCGGGCGCGCAGGAGTTCCGGCATCGAGTCGAGGCCCTCGCGGACCGCCGTCACGTCCTCGTCGAAGTCGAGGCCGGCCGCCGACAGCAGCCGGCGGGTGATCAGTTGGACACCGGAGCCGTCCTCGCCGACGCCGACCTTGAGGCCGCGCAGGTCGGCGGCGCCCCGTACGGGTGAGTCGCGCAGGACGACGAGCTGGACGTAGTCGTCGTAGAGCCGGGCCACCGCGCGCAGCCCGTGCCAGCCGGGCATCCGGTCGCGCCGGTAGGTGGCCACGGAGTCGGCGGTGGCGACGGCGAAGTCGGCCCGGCCCGTGGTGACCTTCCGCAGGTTGTCGAGGGAGCCCTGGCTGGTGTCCAGCCGGACGTCGAGGCCCGGCTCGTCCCGGGCGAGCCCTTCGCGCAGCAGCCGGCCGTACTCGGCGTAGACGCCGGAGCGCACCCCCGTGGCGAAGACCACCTTCCCCTCCGGAGGGGAGTCGCCGCCCAGCGGCATCAGCCACCACAGGAGGAGCCCGAGCACGGCCGCCGTCGCCACGGCGGCCTGCAGCGCTCGGCGCCTGCCGGGGCGGCGCGGGACGAAGGGGACCACGCGGCGATCCTGCCAAACCGGGGCCTCACACGGCCAGCGCGCCGGGCTCCCGGTGGGAGCCCGGCGCGCCGTCGGGCCGGGTACGGCGGACGCCGTCGCGTCCGGCCGTGCGGTACGGGCGGCTAGCCGCCGCTCACCTCGTCGAAGACCCCCTGGGCCTCCTTGTCCAGGCGCGGCCCGGCCAGCCAGGTGGACTGGAGCGGGCCGATGGACGTGACGGACACGAGCTGTTCCTCGCCGTCGTTCGACGCGGTCCAGCCGCCGCCGGAGGCGCCCGCGGTCATGGTGCAGCCGATGCGGTACATCGTGGGCTGCGACGCCTGGATCGACAGCCGGCCCGGCGCGTCGGTGCAGGAGTACAGGCGCCCGCCGTCGTACGGCGCGGCGGCCGGGTAGCCGGTGGCGGTCAGGTCACCGACGTCCTGCACGGCCGGGGCGTCGAACCAGACGGGCACCGCGGCGCCGACCGTCTCCTCCAGCGACTGCCCGCCGCCGTCCTTCGGCTGCACCTTCATCACGGCGAAGTCGTACGGGGCGCCCACGCCGCCCGCCGTCTTCCCCTCGGAGATCCACTCGTCGGTGGTGCGGGCCTCCTCGGCCCAGAACGTGCCCAGGGGCGCGATGTCGGCCTCGGTGGCCTGCTCGGCCTCCAGCTCGGCCACGGTCTTGCCCTCGGGGTTGAAGGAGGGCACGAAGATGATGTTGCGCCACCAGCCGCCGTCGGAGCCCTTGTGGACGCAGTGGCCGGCGGTGGCGACCAGGTTGGACTTGCCCGGGTTGGCCGGGTCGGCGACGACGGTGCCGGAGCAGACCATGGGGCCCTCGGGGGTGTCGAAGAAGATCTTCCCCGCGGCCGGCTGCGACTCGTTGTACGGCGTGGCCGCCTCCTCGGCCTCGACGGGCTGCGGCTCCGGGTCGGTGACGCCCTGGTCCTCCGACACGTCGGCCTCGTCGACCCGGTTGGGCGGCTGCTCGGCCTCCCACATCCGGTCGGGCTTCCACAGGTCCTCGATGATCGGGTTGATGAACTCGCGCGCGTCGCGCAGCCAGTCCTCCTGGGCCCAGTCCTCCCAGCCGCCGTCCTTCCACTTGTCGAGGTCGATGTCCTTCAGCGAGTCCGGGATCCCTTCGGGGAGCGTCAGCTCCTTCTCGGGCGCCTGCTCCTGCTGCTGCTTGTCGTCGGCGGCGCTGTCGCCGTCCTCGCAGGCACCGGCGGTCAGC
Proteins encoded:
- a CDS encoding TAXI family TRAP transporter solute-binding subunit codes for the protein MVPFVPRRPGRRRALQAAVATAAVLGLLLWWLMPLGGDSPPEGKVVFATGVRSGVYAEYGRLLREGLARDEPGLDVRLDTSQGSLDNLRKVTTGRADFAVATADSVATYRRDRMPGWHGLRAVARLYDDYVQLVVLRDSPVRGAADLRGLKVGVGEDGSGVQLITRRLLSAAGLDFDEDVTAVREGLDSMPELLRARKIDAFFWSGGLPTDAVERLAQQTEIELVPLGDLLGALHAQGELARYYRAAVMPPDAYPTVQRDTAVPTLAVANLLVTTDREDPRLTESVTGTVIRDRDRIGRVVHAAQRVDLRTAVFTDPLELHEGAARYYRQEKP